GGGCCACGCCGGGAAGCGCTGTATTACGGTAATACTTGAAAACTACAGAATACCAGTAATACCACatcaaatataaagaaaaattctACCGGAAAAAAATCCTTCCCGGAATAAATTCCTCTTCGATTAGGAAACGTGTTCATacagaaatatgaaaaacataCGCATCCTAATTTATTTCAAGGTACCTGTGGCTACGATAGCACAATGGCGTCTCAAATCCAGGAACCTCATTGGAAGAACATGCGAATCTATGGGGGATTGAGAGCCGAAGAGGGAAGATGGCCCTGGATGGTAAAAAGATTGCCTATTTATCATTTCATTTAGTATTATTTATACGAATATTTGATGATacagtaatttatttattgtaatacCAGAGATAGCAAAGTGGCCAAGGCATATGTGACCACTATAATAACTTCATACATGGCAGTAGTCggccgtaactttactcagagattaTCTATCACTTCTGGGTGGAGATGTGGGCTCGCCAATATGCCAGTGACGAAATAATTCAGTCGTTTAGttataaatcaaaatttggaCATAAGGAACATttatttgtgtccatatttccACCGAATGCAACAGTTGAAAAATGTCGCTCTAAGATGAACTTAGCAAACtttattataaagataaattaaaaaatattgttcaCGGAATATCATTTCCCAAATTTCAGGTGCAATTAATCTCAACTCCTGAAAATCTAGAACCGGGTATATGCGGAGGATCTTTACTTAGCAAGAAGTGGGTTGTTACTGCGGCGCATTGCTTTCGGTAAGTTGGGACAAGTAAAGAAAGCCGaagtattgcaaaattttgctCGAAAAGTCGTTTGCAAATTTAGCAATAAGAATTCGTTTGCAAATTTAGCAATAGGAATAACGAAGAAACGAGTAGAATTTAgcaatttaaattaataaaaactagGTTCTCCATCTTTTTGGATTTAAATACCTCGTTTCATTTTTGACTTTACCATGGTTCTATCTTTCTATTAACGTTTGCTGTCGTTGTCTTTTATATTTGAAACGGCACACTTCCGTTCATTCAATCTTAGGATAATATACTACATCAGAAATAATCTGACGCATGGCATTACTGAAGTTAAAATATCGgagaaaattatatatactccaAAGCGGTGTTATCGATAGTTTTTTGACGAAAGTCTAGTAGGATATTATTTATTCGTATATTGCTGAACATATATACATTATACCTGTCGAATTGATTTCTTTTGCTATTTCAGGAACAAATATTCGTATCCTATAAACACGTGGACAGCAATACTTGGTACAAGTCAAAACTTTCTGAATATGAGATTGATATCTGACGGGTTAGAAATAAGAATGCTGGAAGAGGTAATGACAAGGCATTGGTATGGGATTTGGGTATTTTGTTAGGAAGTTGTAAGTAAGTGAGTTGTGAGTTAGAACGTTCAAGGATCTGAATTCGGAACCTAACTTTGAAATGTTTAGAATCGCGATGTGAGGTGGAATTATTAAGATaaaaaactgaatttaaaatataaactgAACAAAGTTGATTGAGATTTTTTTTGCTCGAGTTGAAAGCCGCAAAGTAAAAATAAACCGTTTAACCGGGGTTGGGGGTCGGATGTAGATTATCGAGGAGCTTGACTAGAtagtaaaacaaaatgatcGGACATTCAAATTATCAATAGATAGAAAACTATGGAAGCTTTCATAAAACAATCAAGGATTCGTTAAGAACTCTAGTTAGATTACGTCTGGGGTCCCGGTAAATTAACAGCTGACAGTTTTTCGCGTTTGAACATCGCTGCACGATTTTATCGATTTTGACAACAGCTCCGACGGTCTTGTCAATAAATTACGCGGATACACAATCTATTTATTGTGTCAATTTgcttaataaatatatatattccccAAATTTCCAGGTTATTATACACCCAGAGCACAACCTTTTTTATCATCACGACATTGCGTTGGTCAAGTTGGAATCCCAAGTCAACTATAGTGATGTCATAAAACCGATTTGCTTACCGTGCTTAGAGACTCCACAAGAGGGAGACATGTGTTGGACTGTAGGATACGGGAAAACAGGTTAGAAAAACCTTTACAAAATATGATTATTCGACAGTCTGTTTTTTTAATGTTCATGTCGTAACAAAGTTATTCTTTCTAGCCTAAATGTATATTATTGTCATTCATGTCACCAcccaaatatagaaaataattttagtaCATCATAAATTTTAAGATGATCAGAAAAAGTCAATGAATatcatgaaataaattcaaacacaTTCCTTAGTGAGAACGGTTGGAACTTAACAATATTTTCTCACAGTTTATGCGATACCATAAGTAAATTGTAAATGCGGTGGCCAGTGAATAGATCTTGAAGAGGCATCAtgactaggcttaccatatttcTGAAGCAAAAAACCGGGACGGCACGGATCGGACAAGTCAACCTTGGTTCAAATCCAGGGGCTTAGTAATAGTTTTAAACGTGTTCCACACCATCTTATCAAATCTTACCAAATCCTATTAAAATATCCACTATTGGTCTTTGCTTCAAATATTGGAAATCGTTCAACTCATTAGAAAAGTTGCATTTTGTTTCCGTCATTTTGGTGATTCAACGACAGTACAGTTGGGTATTAAATTAACGCATGGTTCATATATACTTAATATCATAACTattacataacaatttttctctCTATCTGAACTAGTGAAATGAGACGCAAATCAGTGGTAAATCGGCTGCCTCCgtcgaaaaacaaaaaaacaattttgtaatagtatcaaatagaaaaatgatCCATGAATGCCATAGGGGaaagtggggcacgttgggacatggtgcacagtggaaaatcagctctcacactgatactatatccgcaatcctgtccgcggttcgatgtttcaatccgccctttggtgagttacaacgtccccgcgaacggacaacggaagGGTAgtgcggcgcaagctatgaagtgaaattgattttggaaggttgaaactaaaatttcaccgttccagtattttcttttttctacattggactttccaacatgacaaaccaccgtctgatattattcagctttagtccactgcagaatattcataacgttggcgagtggatgtgccttccagATTTCGCTGTGGGatagtctgaaaatatttgttgcctatgaggaacaatggaccggggcaCAGTGGGACTTGCCCTACAGTGCACAATTCGACattgtttgatacaataagtgcttagagacctagataTGCGGTATATTAAGtgtaatattatggtttcttttgacccatggcccaatatggaatatattcgagaatcaataatatttccagatttagattcgagggaagaaataatcaaatttgtttgcgaaactttttgtctgatatctgaactatttcagttgaacattgattttaaaatattaaagcttcaaatttgaagtctccctgttctttagacgattatgctgattaattgcttatttttaagggcatacttcgttgaattttgacggACTGACCCATGgggccccagggtctgtccgaatgtgccccacaagttgggtacagtgggacacttgacagacgtttttcaaagcattttggtagtaagatgtgtgtcgcaagaaaATTTCTTATTCACTGAATgtaaactacatttacccctctatacattagtcccgccaacttaagggaatatgcagaattaaaggctcaaaatatgcaaaagaaaaaaagtgtcccaaccttccccactttcccctactgCAAAACCGGGACATTTAAGTCTATCGCCGGGACGGCAGAAAAACATCctaaaaccgggactgtccctcaaaaccgggacgtatggtaagcctaatcaTGACATCACGTTCCTTATATGTAAACTCCCCCAAAAAAGTAGACTTTATTCTGATCAAAATTCTAATGAAGCATTGTTTTTCAACGCTCCTTATTTAGATGACAACAAAGATTCGGGAGCATTACGCGAAGTAGATGTACCAATAGCTTCGATGAAAAGTTGTTCCAAGGTATATGCAGATAGTGGAAGAATATTGCAGCAAGATCACATGATCTGTGCCGGACATAAAGAAGGGGAAAAGGATGCGTGCAACGGTACGTTATTATTTTGCCGTCGACTCCGGGCTCTGTGCCAAGTACAGCGAAATTGCATAAATGGGTGTTTTAATAACCATATAGATACATAGTCTGAAAAAGGCAATTTTTTGTTATACCGTACCTCGGAACGGTAAATTGATATCCAACAGCCTACCTTTTCAATGTGCCCCCATTCTCCATGATTTAGTTTAAACAATCAATAGACTTCCTTAACTCCATCATAGCACATTATAAATTTGCAATAACttcacaaaaataatatagTTAGAGTATTCTATGTTAAGGCGACTCCGGAGGACCTTTAATGTGCCAACGAAAAGACTCTTGTCAATGGTACCAAGCTGGTATAGTTTCGTTTGGCAAGGGTGGTTGCGGACTGAAAGGGGTGTACGGAGTCTACACCAGCATGAAAGCACACCAGAGGTGGATAAGACGGCACATAGGGGAGGAAGCAACGAATGACATCTGTAAGTAGTGATAGGAAAAAAagatgggcgctccagaagtatgtgtaccaatatggaggtaactgatgttcgccttctttacatcaagttgtgtaaagaaactgaaacttatgggcagggggtatattcacttggataacacagacagtgcgcaaactcgtaatataactaaaataagggaaatcggaatgaaattatggtctgaccctaatctggtacacacactacgagagtaccgaaAGAAGTATATAGACTACGCCTTGGAATGACTATCTCCCTACTTTAAGTATGCTCTGTACTGCAGTTACCATGGTTATCTATCTTTCGGTGTTCCGAGTTCGTTTTACAATACAATACAAACTATCTTATTTTAGGCCCCGAAAACGCTTGTCAAAATCTCTCTGACAACGATCCTAAATGTTCATCGATGATCGAGCGATGCACAAAATTTCCCGATTATATGAAAACCAATTGTGCAGCGACCTGTTGCAGACTGAAATATGGCACAAGTAAGGAAAttataaagtttttttaaataacattcAGAAGGTTGATTTTGGAGTGGAGTGTCTAGCCTACGATAGGGACCAAAAATcccaaaacgaaatattgtgATTAAGCCTTAAGATATGAACGGAGTAAATATACATCCTTGAAACATAAATACATTTTCTTTGGCTTTGGTTATGAGTTCATGTCTGGCTATTCGAGACTAAGTCATAGAAAACTAATATATCGGAATAACCAATGTATACATGATTTTAAGACTATATACACTAATATGTATTACAAAATCAACAATGCCACTTATAGTACTGCGCTTTAGTTTAGATTACCAACTCATTATTTCTTTCTATTTATATCTATCATACGCTTACAGAACCTTTTATATTGTCTCTTTCTCTGCCTTATTTTGAcacaatatttattcaatataggACCGAGTCAATGTCAAGACGAACCAACGTTTCAATCCACATGCAGAAAGAATATTAAACATTGTTCAAGTtctattttttcaagttttatgaaGAAACATTGTAAAAGAACATGCGGAATTTGTTAGTTTagtatatttttgaaagttaataaaataccaaaaaggatAAATTTTGCTACAAGTGAAATTACACAAGGAAGATTTGTTGGTGTTTTGTTAGAAatattaggatttacatattatatttatcCTAAAAACGAAACCCGAGAAGACGACATCATCATATTGCTAACAacggcctcttgtctggttaccatagagccagttatttttttttatttcatatccATGGACTTAACAATAAAACATAGTCATTTCAGCACATTTAACGTACCGGTATGTTACATATAGTATGTCATAGAGATAAGTAGAAAACCCTCTTATAACACACCGATATCTTCAGCTACTGAAAATGTGAAGATGATCAGTTCGATTGTTGtggaaaaaaagtaattttaacaTCACCAGTAACAACAATTTACCAATAGgatctaaaaaaaaatgcaaaaagttTTTCTGAACACCCCCACAGGGAGTAATTGTATCTCTCTGTTACCAACACAGTTCAAGATAAgaagcaaaattgaaattcgCTCAATAGTCGCTACCTTAACCACTTCGCCTCCCAATCAAGTAGAATTAATAATAGTCGTCGTAGTAATCATCCTCATAATTATCTTCCTCCTCTTCGACGCATCCCGGAAAATCGAGATCGCCAACGTAAAATCCCTTCAAATCGGACGGTGAATGGCAAAGTGTTGTGTCTGCGTCTCGAAGCATGTCACCAGCCGTGTCTCGAATCAGCATCATTCCACAGTCACAGAATATGGGATTCCCGGCCAAGTAAAGGGAATAAATGTCACTGGAATGAATGCAGAAGAAAATGAGAACAATGCAGAACGATAGAAGTTCCTAAATCCCTGCCCAGTTGCGGTATTGCCGGTACCGATGAAAATTGGGAAATTTAAATTGGGAATACAGAAATAGGAATATTTAAACCAGAAATGGGTCCAGCGGTTATACGATCTATAAAATTTGTAGCTATAATCCAGTCCTAACTTTGAATTGGGTTGCCGAGACTAACTCAACCTTCCACTGCTtgattgttacttatcgatcttaagatcggtaagtatgttaataggtatttgtctgtctgtatttctgtttgtctgtgtgttagatgcacgcgatatctcacgaaagcgaggttgaatctgctccaaattttgcatgtgcatttatcatagctcggatcagaagcctattgattttggatgaattatctCTTATAAATAGCGAGTTAATAagtaattagtgatgggacacacggtgtcactatggagtaagaccactgttttgggggatcccctaaccttagatcgataagtcttcggtttctaaccgatattctaatttatttcttgccattgttgtaaactgctcgtctgaagaagtctgacgtTGGTCgaacgaaacgttacagaaatacatttgtgttagtgtgcagctggattCTTTAATTGGATAATATAATCCAGTCACCTGAGTCACGGCTCATCCATGTCTCGAGGAAAGTTAATCTATGAGTTGAGTTTTTATAATTTCGAGTCACTTTATTTAGATTATTGGAGTCAATTTGAGTGTTTGATAAATGGAGACTCTGGTCCAACTCGTGTTGAGTCAGTGAGTTGAACCTCGAGCGCCCCCCTTACCAAGACTGATACAAACATTAGGTCGCGATTATATCGCGGAGCGAAAAGTTTTCGTAATTTTCAACACCGTGAAAAGAATTATTGTCGGGACATTAATTCGGAGAGTTTTGCGTTTGTTGCTTATGTATATAACTATCATTAATGTTATAAACCTTGAAACGTAAAAAGCAGATTCTACAGTCTACACTTCTTGAGATTTTTaaaactgttttattttaaaaagcttAAGAATTAAATAGTGATCTTCTTATTTAATCATTCTATATAAAACTTACCGCCTACTGAACAAAACGTCTATCGATTCTTTTCGTAATATCTTAATGCGGTTGTGCTCCAGTCTAATCTGATGTTGACCATGCCACCTCACGCCAATCTGTCTGAAAGCCTTTTGCCCAATGAACTCTATCCTATTGTGACGTAAACTAAGGAAAGAGATGCTGGGAAGGTGAGCGAACGATCCCGGCAGAAGTTGGGTGATTTGGTTGCGGTCCAAGTCCAAAATCTGTAACATAGTAGTAAATCGAATTTGTTAGAGAGAGGATCCTAAATTAAGTCTACATAGTCAGCGAAAATATATAGGAATAACTACGCAGATTATATCGGGCTCGTTTCTTATGCTCTCCTATCACTTTGAACAATATGTAGCCCACGCGGTTTTTCTTTGATTTAATGTCCCCATTATTAagaataatttattaaaattattataagGTTACTGCTACCATTTCGTTTGGGAAACAAACAAAGCGTATTAACGCGAATTGTGGTAAATTAAATACAATTGTGGTTTTGGTTTGCACTTGAGTGGTTCGCGTAACCGCTGAACGgtaacggcttcctccaccactaaatccatacatctgaaacaaataattggttAACTAtccccatacccgacatggctGGTAACCGGTGTAGATGCCGTGGTAATTATGGGTCATATGAACGACTATAAACTATATAAACTATATCCGTTTTCCTCTCACCACGGTATAGGAAAATCATATCCTATTATCTCGAATAACACTTTAAGAGTTTCGGTTACAAAGAAGTTACATTAATCTCGTCAAATTTGACGGCCtataatacagtatatatatacataacagCAAAGTACATACAAATTGTACTATGTAAATTAGTAATACTTTACACTCACTTGTAGTTTTTTTAGATGTCTGAAAGCAACGGGATGAATTTCTCGAATTGAGTTATTTGCAAGGTTCAGAAACTCAAGTTTTTTCAATCTTCTGAAACTTCCTTTCACCGGTGACTCAATATGATTGTTACTCAAATCAAGTCTCACAAGGCGCGGTGGGAACTGAATATCTGAAATCGGGAAAAAAATCAGAATATCAGAGCTTTGGTCACGCTTATACTTCGTATTGTCTAATAAATGCCACACAGGTTTTAAAATGGCGGCCAATTGATGCCTTTGAAGCTACTTTACTGTGATAAGAAATGGAATCTTTTTGGTCCGTAAATACCCCAATAGGATATGTCAAGTATCGGCAACTCTTACTGcatgggtgtgc
This genomic interval from Styela clava chromosome 15, kaStyClav1.hap1.2, whole genome shotgun sequence contains the following:
- the LOC120334500 gene encoding serine protease 30-like, giving the protein MKLYCTATCNFCPLDKCFENNGGCEQQCHWDEKINYCTCNVGFKLNADNRTCSDIDECEDNSTEACPGLSRDHCKNTVGSYTCATCSHNNGYMMSYKRKTCCKVHKSTCGYDSTMASQIQEPHWKNMRIYGGLRAEEGRWPWMVQLISTPENLEPGICGGSLLSKKWVVTAAHCFRNKYSYPINTWTAILGTSQNFLNMRLISDGLEIRMLEEVIIHPEHNLFYHHDIALVKLESQVNYSDVIKPICLPCLETPQEGDMCWTVGYGKTDDNKDSGALREVDVPIASMKSCSKVYADSGRILQQDHMICAGHKEGEKDACNGDSGGPLMCQRKDSCQWYQAGIVSFGKGGCGLKGVYGVYTSMKAHQRWIRRHIGEEATNDICPENACQNLSDNDPKCSSMIERCTKFPDYMKTNCAATCCRLKYGTRPSQCQDEPTFQSTCRKNIKHCSSSIFSSFMKKHCKRTCGIC
- the LOC120334180 gene encoding uncharacterized protein LOC120334180; the protein is MAMKIIIFVVATFVLFAGDVISKRYPPMPIEDCPERCYCRDVDCLKEKGELFCREVDFICFNANVADRLDVLPVNTTRLSIIGENMGHITLDMFSRFFELKKLNLSQNSIRSLKITKAMRFLDFLNLDNNRLCYFPLEEMVKLLPALKILKARHNNLTFLHDIQFPPRLVRLDLSNNHIESPVKGSFRRLKKLEFLNLANNSIREIHPVAFRHLKKLQILDLDRNQITQLLPGSFAHLPSISFLSLRHNRIEFIGQKAFRQIGVRWHGQHQIRLEHNRIKILRKESIDVLFSRRDIYSLYLAGNPIFCDCGMMLIRDTAGDMLRDADTTLCHSPSDLKGFYVGDLDFPGCVEEEEDNYEDDYYDDYY